TCCCAACGGCAACCGCGCTGACGCAGATGTTCAGGCAGGCCTCGACGCCACCGCGAAGTTGCTTGAGCAGCTTGGCCACACTGTGGTGGAAGACGCACCGCAAATAGATGCAGGCGAAATGGCGCTCGCGCAGGTGGGCCTCATTGCCAGCAGCACGGCGCTGGCGCTGGATCAGCGCAGCGCAGCGCTGGGCCGCCCGGTGTCGCAGCAGGACGTGGAACACATCACCTGGGCCATCGCTGAAAACGGCCGCGCCCTCTCAGGGCCCGACTACGCGCGCGGCAGTCTCCTCATTCACCAGTTCGGCCGCAAGGTCGCTGACTTTATGACAGACACCTATGACGTGCTCCTGTCGCCAACGCTGGCACTGCCGCCGGTGCCACTTGGCACCGTCAACATGAACAGCGATGACATTGCGGCGTATCTCGATATCAACGCCCGCTACATGCCCTACGCGGGCCTGTTCAACATGACCGGCCAGCCCTCCATGTCGGTTCCCCTGCACTGGACTGACACCGGCCTGCCCGTCGGCATGATGTTTACCGGCGCGTTTGGTGATGAAGCGACATTGTTTCAGCTTGCCGGTCAGCTTGAGCAGGCACAGCCCTGGGCTGACAAACGCCCGCCCGTACACGCAGGCAGCTAAACGCGAACACTACCAGTACGTGGTCGGACGGCGCTGCTTGAAAAACTCCTCAAGCCGCAGCCGCGTGCCTGGCGTTGTGCCTGCGGGCAACGCATCGGGGGCAAAAAAACCCATCTCGGCAATCTCGACACCCAGATGCGGCGCGGGGCCAGCGTCTTCCCACGCGCTCACGGCATACACCAGCACATGGTCTGACTTGAGCTGCAAAAAGTTGGCATACGCTCCTACCAGCGTAAGGTCGCCGGTGACACGAATGCCTGCTTCCTCATACAGCTCGCGCGCGGCTGCTGCTTCCAGCGTCTCGTCACGCCCCACACCGCCACCGGGCATGAACCACCCCGGCGCATAGGTGTGGCGGATCAACAGCACATGGCCCTCGTCATTCAGCACCAGCGCGCGCACCCCCAGCGTGACCGGCCTGAACACTGCCGAATAAAGCCGCCGCACGCGGTATCCAAATTGCAGAACCCGGTGCGCCACAGGCTTTACCAAAGGATGGGCCAACACCGATGTCACCGCACGCACGCTCCTGCCTGCTCTGAAAACCAAATCAAAAAAGCCGGACAATTTGTTCGAATGCAAAACGCCGGTTTAGCCGCCCCTTAGAGCGATGCGCGTAACCTGCCTTGCATGAACGCCATTAGCAAATCACCGGCCCTTCTTGTTCCTGCGTTCGCGCAGGCCGTTTTTGAAGCCGTGCAGGAGATCACCAACCCCAGGGCGGCCCATCGGCGGCGCAAGGCTGCGCGTCTGTGTGCGCTGGCCAAAGGCCGCGAGGCGCTGGCCCGGTTGAAGGAGAAAGGCAACATCGCTGAAGGCAGACCTGTGGCTCCGCATCTGGCTGCCGCCATATCCGCAATCGAAACACTGGAAGCAGCAGTCCTGTCGCTTGACGCGATTTCGAACCGACTGCGCGACGCCCGCGAACTGGTGACTGTCGCGTCAGACGCATCCGGTGCAGATGACGGCTCACACCAGCCGGTCGCCCCCTCTGATGACGATACACCCAACGGTGCCCGCGCCTTGCTGGCGGAGCGCTACGACGAACTGCGCGACGACATAGACCGCATCGCCAGCACGGCCTATGCAGGACGCATCAACCTGCTGGACGGTCTGGGCGGCATACTGGAAGTTCCCCTCGACGGTACCGGTCGATCGCGCGCCGCCATCACCGGCGCCAATGTGACATGCACAGACCGCGGCCTCGCCCTGCCGCCGCCCGAACAGGCCTTTGCCACCCACGCTGAACGCCTGTCCATTGGTGCCAGTGTGGATGCCGCCATGCAGATGACGGCGGCACTTGCCGCCCGGTTTGAGGTTGAAGCCGCACTCCTGGCGGCTCGTATTCGCGATCTTTCAGTGCCCTGAACAACCAAAAGCCCGCGCCACACACAACCGAAAACCCGTAAAAGTCGAAAAAATACCGCCCACTAATACACTTTTAACGTGTACTCGGCACACTCTCTCAACCGAAAACGAGCACACCCGTCGCTCCGGAGGGGGGACCGACATCTATGGCAGATCTCAATTTCAGGCGCATCCACCTCCTCGTTGTCGAGGACAACCTGTTCATGCGCAATCTCTACAGCGCCATTCTGCGCGCCATGGAGTTTGAACAGATTCAGATGGCCGCCGACGGCTCGGAAGCCTTTGAACTGATGCGCGACTTTCCGCCCGACATCATCATCACCGACGCGGCCATGCAGCCGCTGGACGGCTTCGACTTCGTGCATCTGGTGCGCACCGCCGCCGATAGTCCGGACCCACTGGTACCGATCATCATGGTAACGGGCTATCACAACCGCGCCTGTGTGGAACGCGCACGCGACGTGGGGGTGAACGAATATCTGGCTAAGCCGGTGACGCCTGCGGGGCTGTATTCGCGCATCACCCAGGTCATTTCCAAACCGCGGCCCTACGTGCGCAGCAACAACTACTTCGGCCCCAACCGCCGACGCCGCAGCAACGCCAATTATTCAGGCCCCTTCCGACGCGAAAGCGACAAGATAGTGGGGCCCCCAACACGCGCTCAGGCGCACGCAAACGGCAAACCCAAAACCCAACAGCGCAGTTCCCTCAGCCTTATTCAGAACAGAGCACAGGGCCTGACATTGCGCACCTCCAACGACGACGCATCCATAACCTGGGGAGCCACACAATGAAGCCGATATTTTTCAAAGCCGACGGCAGGCTGAAAAGACTCTTCGGGCGCAATCTGCCATCCACAATACCCCCCGCCCTCGAAAAAAAGGCGAACGCCGCCATTCAGAACATCGCGCCGGAAGTAGCCGCCGATGTGCACGCCCGTGCCCAGGACCTGTACCGCCTCACAGACGGCCTGAGTGACATCACGCCGGACCAGATACAGACCGTGTTTGAAACAGCGCACGAACTGCGCGGCGTGTGCGGCACGGTCGGGCTGTTTATTCCCGGCGGCATCGCCAACGCGCTATGTGCCTATATTGAAGAACTGCAACAGGCGCGCCTGATGCCGCGCGCCAATATCATCTGGCTGCATGTCAGTTCCCTCAAACGGGCACTGAACGAAGACACCGCCGCAGACACCATCGGCACCTATCTGATCGAAAGCCTGCGCGACCTGCGCAACAAGGAACTTGAGGCCACCCGTCAGGAGTTCTCCCGACCGCTCAAATCATTCAAAAACATCTCCTGAGCATGGGTCAGGGGCAGCAATGCTTGCGCATTGCGCATTGCGCAGGAGCCGGGGTGGTGTCAGACTTCGCCATCGGAAAAGTCGTGAGGTCGAAATGCACCCGGTGTGCGTCAAGACGAACAAGACAGGTGCTGCGGTTGCGCTGGCCATCGGCACGCTTGCCGCGCTGACACTTCTTCCGCCCCCCTCTTTCGCCAACGTTTTTGACACCGACGACCGTCGTCCGCTGACGGCGGAGGACGGTTTTTCAGCCGTCGGCCAGTTTGCGTGTGCCAACTCAACCCGTCTGCCGGTCGGCACTATCGTCTCTCACCCCTCCCTCGCACCCGACCGGGATTTTGAGCTTGTGGCAACCGTCGCCCACACATTCAGCGGTCGCCACAATCAGATGCAGACAACCTGCGCCTTCTTGCCCGGCGGACATGAAGCCGATGCAACGCCCGTGGTGCATGTGGCGCTGGGCACCCTCAACCCTGGCCGCGCCTGGCATCATGACTGGGCGATTGCTGTTGTGAAGGGCCGCATATCCGACGCCTACGGATCATTGCCGCTTGCCACCATCACCGGCGACGACCTTGAACCGCTGGAGCAACAAGGTGCGCGCTATGCGCTGGTCGGCAAGAACGGCGAACGCCCGCAAATGCTGATCTCTGAAAATTGTGCGCCGGTGCCCAAGCTGCACTGGCACCACGGCTATTTTTCAGATGGCGAGTTCAACCACAACTGCGACATGATTCCCGGCTGGTCCGGCGGCCCGCTGGTGCTCATCCACGAGGGTACGCGGCAGATTGTTGGCATCAACGCAACAGAGCTTAACGGCATTGTCCACAAGGTGGGCGATGAATATCACCCGCGCATGTTCGCCAACACAGCCATCCGGTTTGATGGCGAGTTCAGGGCCACCCTCGACCGTCTGGCGGCGTCACCGCCGCCGGTCATCAGCACACCTGATGTCGAAACAATGGCATTTTCTGTTCTGCCCGGCTCATGTACCGGCACCGCTGACACCACGTCTGACATCCTCGCTCTCGCGGTCGAAATCGCGTTGGTGCCCACAGCGCAGGCAACCTCAATCTGCTGAGGCAACGCAGCGAGCCTCTGCGCAAATCACGGATGACGCCGCAGATTGCAGCGCTATAGTAGCTCCCGAAAAGACCAAAAGATTATCAGGGAGACTTCAACATGGCCTGGAACTTCGGTGACATCCTCGACACCATTGCCCCCGTGCTGCCCGGCGACAAGCCCGCGCTCATTCACATTGCCAAGGACGGCACCCCCGCCATCACTACTTGGGCGGAGTTTGATGCGCGCACCAACAACCTTGCCCGCCAGCTCATTGAGCGCGGCGCAAAGCCCGGCGACAAGGTGGCGTTTTATATGCGCAACCGCGCCGAATACGCCGAGCTGCTGGCAGCCTGCTTCAAGGCGCGGCTGACCCACGTCAACGTCAACTACCGCTACCAGCCCGACGAGCTGCACTACATTTTTGATAATTCCGACGCCCAAACAATTGTGTATGGCGATGAGTTTGCCGCCAACATCGCCGCGCTAAAACCGCGCCTTGGCAAGGTCGGCACGTTCCTTGAGGTCACATCCGGCACACCCGCAAACGATTTTGCGCAGCGCTACGAAGATCTGACCCAGATCGGCAATGGCGGGGCGCTTGGCATTGAACGCTCCGGCGACGACCAGTTGTTTTTGTACACCGGCGGCACCACCGGTATGCCCAAAGGCGTTATGTGGCCTGCCGACGATCTGCGTGAAGCCCAGTTGTATGCCCTGCGCGCACTGGGCCCCGTGCCTGAGACGCTGGATGAAATAAAAGCTGCCATCAAGGAAACCGGCACCGGCGCAGGTCCGTTCATTCCCGCCTGCCCGATGATGCACGGCACCGGCCTGTTCACCGCCATCGGCAATATGATGAACGGCGGCTGCATCGTGACGCTGGACAATGAGCACCTTGATGCCCACGCCATCTGGAAGGCCGTCAACGATTACAAAGTCGAACAGATCGCCATTGTTGGCGACACCTTCGCCAAACCCATGCTGAAGGCACTGGAAGAAAAACCCGGTACATATGATCTGTCATCACTCATCAGCATCATTTCGTCCGGCGTCATGTGGTCGCTCGAAGTGAAACGCGAGATGATAAAACACATGCCGCAAGCCATGCTGGCAGACAGCTTCGGCTCATCCGAAGGCATCGGCTTTGGCTCATCCATTTTCACCGCCGACGGCGAAGTGAAAACCGCCAAGTTCCAGATCGGCGAACGTTGCAAGGTGTTTGACGAAAACGATGAGGAAGTAGCCCCAGGCTCCGGCAAATCAGGCGTTATCGCCGTCGCCCAGCCCATTCCGCTTGGCTACTACAAGGACGAGGAAAAAACCGCCAAGACCTTCCGCACCATCAACGGTGTGCGCTACTCGATCCCCGGCGACTTCTGCACCGTGGAAGAAGACGGCACGCTCACGCTGCTGGGCCGCGGCTCCGTATGCATCAACACCGGCGGCGAAAAAGTGTACCCGGAAGAAGTGGAAGAAGCCCTCAAGACCCACCCGGCGGTGGACGATGCCCTTGTGGTTGGTCTGCCCGATGAAAAATGGGGACAGGCCATCACCGGCATCATTACGCTGGCAACCGGACAGTCAGCCGACGAAGCCGCGCTGATTGCCCACGTGAAAAACAGCCTGGCGCACTACAAAGCCCCCAAACGCGTGCTTGTGGCGGCAAACGCGTTCCGCGCGCCCAACGGCAAGGCGGACTACAAGGGCGCCACCAGCTTTGCAAAACAGGAGCTGGGCATTGCCAGCTAACCAACGCCCCGTCCTCGCCCTCACCGGCTCATTGGCATCGTCAAAACCCGGTGAGGGCCGCGACCTCATTGAGCAGCACCTGACAACCGACTGGGACATTAAAACGTGGGACCACGCGGACGGCGAACCGGCGCTTGAAGCCCTGCTGGCGCACGCTGATGTGGTCGTGCCCGGCGTTGACACTTTGTTCGTTGGCGCGTTCTTCAAGGGTCTGAAAGCCAGCCCCGCGCTGCGTATGCTGCAAATCCCCTTTGCCGGCACAGACTGGTTGTCTGCCGAATTGCTGCCACCGCAGGCAATCGCCGCGGGCTGTAGCGGCCACGAAATCACCATGGCGGAATACACGCTGGGGGCGATGCTGGAATGGGAAATCCGCCTGCGCATCATGGACCCGGACTTCCGCTCCGGAAGCTGGCAGTTCTCCGGTTCATCAAAAGATCCCGGCTCGTTCCACGGCGAACTCTGGAACAAGACCGTCGGCATCATCGGCTATGGCGGCATCGGTGAGGAAACCGCCAGACGCGCCAAAGCCTTCAGTATGCGGACCATGGGTCTCAAACGGTCTGCTGCAACGTGCCCGCCTGAACTGGATTGGCTGGGCGCAACGGCTGATGACCCAAATGCCCTCAACACGCTTCTGACACAAAGCGACTACGTAGTGCTGGCCTGCGACCTCAATGAGTCGACGCGCGGCATGATCGGTGCCGACGAACTGGCCACAATGAAAGGCAGCGCCGTTATCATCAATGTCGCGCGCGGCGAAGTCATACAGGAGGAGCCGTTCTATCACGCCCTCAAATCAAAACAGATTGCCGGTGCGGTCATCGACACCTGGTATCGCTACCCGGCACGCGGCCTTGCACCCGGTGAAACACCGGCGGACCCTTCGCCCTCGGCGTTTCCCTTTACGCAGCTTGGAAACGTCATTGTCACCCCGCACTGCTCCGCCCATTCGCGCAACGCCGATTACCGCCGCATGATCTCCATTGCCGCCAACCTCGACAAGCTGGCGCGCGGTGAAACCCCTGACCGCGTGATGGTGCGCGGCACGGGTTTTGCAGCCTAGGGCACCAGCCTTGCGCAAATGACGTAGTGGGTATCCCGGTCGCCCGGTGTAGCGTCGCCGCCCCATGACCGACACAACAGTCATCTTCATCCTGCTGCTGACCGCCGTCATGCACGCCACCTGGAACACGGCCCTCAAGGCCGGAACAGATCGCGTGCTGGATATGGCCGCCATGCGCGTGTCCGGCATTATTTTTGCGTTGGTGCTGATCCCGTTTGTGCCGCTGCCGGACGCTGCCGCATGGCCCTATCTCATCGCCAGCGCCGCTGCGCACATGGTCTATTTCGGCTGCCTGATTGCCTCCTACAATCGTGGCGACCTCAGTCAGGTTTACCCCATCGCCAGAGGGTCGGCGCCGCTGCTGGTGGCCCTTGCGGCCTATCTCACCATTGCAGAAACACCCACAGCACTTGGTCTTGCGGGCGTCATCATCATTGCCATCGGCATCATTGTGGCGGGCACAGGTGCCTTCCGCCAGAACCTGCATGCCATCGGTTTCGCCCTCATCACCGGGCTCTCAATTGCCACATACTCCCTGCTTGGCGGCATTGGCGTGCGCGCGTCAGGCACCATTCTGGGCTATGCCGCATGGCTTGAACTGCTGTCCTGCGCGCCGTTCGTAGCCTTCGCCCTTGTTTATCGCAGGCGGCATGTGGTGGCCTATGCTTCAAGCCGCACCGCGCGGATTGCCCTGTTGCTCGGCTTCGGCAGCGCCTTCTCCTATCTGATTGTTCTGTGGGCAATGACGCTTCTGCCGCTGGCAACCGTCACCGCCGCGCGCGAAACCAGCGCCATATTCGCAGCCCTTGCAGGCGCTATTTTGCTGAAGGAACCCTTCGCTGGCAGGCGTATCGCGGCCGCAGCCCTGGTAACGCTCGGCATCGCATTGCTGGTGATCGGCTAGCACGCGGCGGCCTCCGCAGCCATTCCAGGCGGCAAAACCGATTGCGGATTCAGGACTCGCCTTGTGGCGTCAGCCCTTTATATTCCCTGACAGAAAATCAGACACACGCTGCAACAGTCCGGGAGAGACCCCATGGCCGACCTCGAAGCCTTCCGCAAAGACGTTCAAGCCTGGCTTGAAGAAAACTGCCCCCCTTCCATGCGCACCCCCATGCCGGAAGAAGAAGTGGTGTGGGGTGGCCGCAACGCAACCTACCCCAACCCGGACTCCAAGAAGTGGCTGGATGCCATGGGTGCAAAAGGCTGGACCGCCCCCACATGGCCCGCAGCCTATGGCGGCGGCGGCCTTTCAAAAGAAGAAAACATGGTGCTGCAGCAGGAGCTGCGCCGCATCAAGGCGCGCCCGGCGCTTAACTCCTTCGGCATCTGGATGCTTGGCCCGGCACTGCTTGAATTCGCCTCCGAACAGCAGAAGCAAAAGTTCATTCCGCCGATCGTGCGCGGTGAAATCCGCTGGTGTCAGGGCTACTCGGAACCAGGCGCCGGCTCAGACCTTGCCGGTCTGCAGACCAGCGCCGTGCTGGATGGCGACACCTACACAGTGAACGGCCAGAAGGTGTGGACCTCCTACGCCGACAAGGCCGACTGGATTTTCTGCCTCGTGCGCACCGACAAGACCGTGAAGCATGACGGTATTTCATTCCTGCTGTTCGACATGGCCTCACCGGGTGTATCCACCAAACCCATCAAGCTCATTTCCGGCTATTCACCGTTCTGCGAAACATTCTTTGACGACGTGAAGGTGCCTGCCGATCAACTGGTCGGCGAACTCAACAAGGGCTGGACCATCGCCAAGCGCCTGCTGCAGCACGAACGCGCAATGATCTCAGGCATGGGCCTTGGCGGTGCGCTGTCAGGCGCTACCGGACAGACCCTTGCCGGTGCGGCGAAAGAATATCTGGGTGACGACAACGGCAAAGTTGCAGACCCTGTCGTCCGCGAGCACATCACCAAGCACAACATGGACTCCAAAGCCTTCGCGCTGACCATGCGCCGCGTGCAGGAGGAAGCCAAGGCCGCCAACGATGTGAGCGCCACCTCGTCGGTGTTCAAGTTCTTTGGTACCGAACTCAACAAGCGCAAATATGAGCTGCTGATCGAAACCATGGGCACTAAAATGCTCGGCTGGGAGCCGGACGACACCTATTCGGCTGATGAAATCGGCAACACCCGCGCCTGGCTGCGGTCAAAAGCCAATTCCATTGAAGGCGGCACCTCTGAAGTGCAGCTCAACATTATTGCCAAACGCGTGCTGGGTCTGCCGGATTAGTCCGGGCCCGGAGTTTTTATAAGCGCGAACACATTTTTCAAGGGAGCACCCCATGAGCTTCGTCCTCAACGAAGAACAGCAAATCCTGCGTGACAGCGCCAAAGGGTTCATTGCTGAAAAATCACCCGTTACGGAACTGCGCCGCCTGCGCGACAGCAACGACGCCAACGGCTATGACACCAAGCTGTGGTCGCAAATGGCCGAAATGGGTTTTGCCGGCATCATCATCCCCGAAGAATATGGCGGGGCAGGCTTTGGCTATCGCGGTCTTGGCCTCGTGCTCGAAGAAGCTGGCCGGTCGCTCACCGCATCACCGCTTGTGTCAACATCGCTGCTGTGTGCCTCCGCGCTGCTGATTGGCGGTTCGGAAGCCCAGAAAAAAGAGCTGCTTCCAAAAATCGCCGATGGCAGTCTCGTCATGGCCATGGCGATGGATGAAGGCGCGCATCACGCCCCCGCCAACATCGCCGCCACTGCCGGCAAGGACGGCGACAGCTATGTCCTCAACGGCACCAAGTCGTTCGTGCTGGACGGCCACGTGGCAGGCAAGCTGATTGTCGCCGCCCGCACCCACTCAACACCCGGCGACAAGACCGGCACCACGCTGTTCATTGTTGATGGCGATGCTGCAGGTCTCACCCGCACCCGCCATTCGATGGTGGATAGCCGCAACGCCGCCGAAGTGAAGCTCGACGGCGTGAAGGTCAGCCACGACAACGTGCTCGGCAATGTGGATGGCGGCTTTGCCATTCTCGACGAAGCCCTCGACCGTGCCCGCATCGGCCTCTCTGCTGAGATGCTCGGCGGCGCACTTGAAGCCTATGAGCGCACGCTGGACTACCTCAAGGAGCGCAAACAGTTCGGCGTTGTCATCGGCTCGTTTCAGGGCCTCAAACACCGCGCCGCCAAAATGTTCTGCGAGCTTGAGCTGTGCAAGTCTGTCGTGGCGGATGCGCTGCAGGCCATTGACGAGCGCCGCAACGACGTGGCCCAGGCAGCGTCGCTTGCCAAATCGCGCGTCGGGGCCGTGTTCAACGAAGTGTCGTCAGAAGCCGTGCAGATGCATGGCGGCATCGGCGTGACGGACGAATACGAAATCGGCTTCTTCCTCAAGCGCGCCCGCGTGGCAGACGCCACCTTTGGCAATGTCAGCTTCCACAGCCAGCGCTATGCCGAGCTGGAAGGCTATTAGGCCGAAGGCCTGATAGCCTTCCATCCTTCGGCTCAACCGGAGGATCCAGGAATCCACGATCCTGCAAAAGCCCCACTGCCTCCCCGCGGCTTGACCGCGGGGAGGCAGGGCAATGTGCGCAGGCTTTTTCCGCGCGGCACTGGACCCCGCGGTCAAGCCGCGGGGAGGCAGATGGACGGGTAGAGAAAGCACCGCATCGCCTCACACATTCTGAAACGTAAAGCTCGACAACCCGCGTGCGTGCTCATCCACAATGAGTTTGCGGTTGATCGGCGGGAACGCGCGCTCGGCACAGTCTGGCCGCTCGCACAGGCGGCAGTTCACGCCTATCGGCGTCACAGCTTCCGCCGCCGTCACATCATACGCCCGCGCATATTTGAGCCGCGACGCCTCGCTGATTTCGCACCCCAGCCCCACCGCCAGTTCCTGTTCAGGCGCCAACACCCCCGCGCCGGGCCGCCGCACTGTGCGGGCGATGGAGAAATACGTTGTATCGTCCGGCAACTGAACAATCTGCGTGATGATCTTGCCCGGCGTGCGAAACGCATCATGCAGGTTCCACCGCGGACATGTGCCGCCATAGCGCGAGAAATGAAAACCGGCCGCTGCAAACCGCTTCGACACATTGCCGGCGCTGTCCACACGAATGAGAAAAAACGGAATGCCCCGCTCCCCCGCGCGCTGCAACGTGGTGAGCCGATGGCATGTCTGCTCGAACGACGTGCCAAAGCGCCGGGCCAGCAGTTCAATGTCATAGCCGCTGTCTTCAGCCGCAGAATGAAACCGCGTGTAGGGCATGATCAGGGCCGCCGCAAAATAGTTGGCAAGGCTGATGCGTGCCAGCCGCAGCGTCTCCTCACCCTTGAGCGACGACGCCTTGACCATCCGTTCAATCAGGTCCGCCTGCTCCAGATAGGCAATCTGATAGGCTAACTGAAACGTCCGCGCCGGCGCATCCAGAACCTCGGACAACAGGATGCGCCGCCCGTGCCGGTCATACCGGCGCACCGTCGCACCCAGCACATCAACCGGCATCACCTTGACACTCAGCCCATGCGCCTCGTCGAGGTGCCGCCGTAACCCGATATACAGTTCGTCCTGCGCAAAGTTGCGGTAGTCGTAAAGCGCCTCCGCCGCATCATCCAACTCACCAAAATGGTTGCGGTTGGCATGGATGTAGTCGCGCACTTCCTCCACCGGAAACTTCATCAGGTCCAGATGATCGCTCTTGTCGCGATCCGCAATAATGTCGGCAGGGGCCACCGGGCCAAGGCCAAGACCCTTGCCCGCAAGCTGCTCGCGATACGCCTGATAAAGTGACGTGATGGCATCCGCCACGCTGGGGCTGGCCGCGGCCACATCCTGCACGTCCTGCCGTGACAGCCCGGCATTTTGAAACAGCGGGTCGGCAAAAACCTCGTTGAGTTCGGCAAATGCACGCGCCTCGTCGTCGCCGGAAAGCTCACGGATATCCAGGTCAAACCCGTCCGCCAGCTTTAACAGCAACTGCGCGCTTACAGGCCGCTGATTGCGCTCCACTAGGTTGAGATAGCTCGCCGAAATGCCAAGCTGTTCAGCCATCGCCGCCTGAGTGAGCCCCTGCTCGCGCCGAATCCGCCGCACGCGGGGGCCAGCAAAGACCTTTTGCGGACGCTTTCGTGAGGGTTCGCCAGCCTTTTTGTCGCCCAGGCGCGCCGATACGGCGTCTGATGTGGATTTTGTTACCATAGCGGCCTCATACTTTACAAACTTAACAGATTTACAAACTACTCCCACACATCTGTCAACACGTTCACCCGAATGTTTGCCTCAGCTTGTGGACTCCTGACCGCCCTTTGTCATTTATGTGCGCACGAAATCCACACCGTGCTGGTGTTGCCCGAAAGCCGGGCGTGCCCGTGCAAAACCCGAAGAAGAACGAAGGATCCGTCTTATGAGCAAGACCTTCTACGACCTCATTCCGTCTGCCCCCAAGGGCCG
The window above is part of the Pyruvatibacter sp. genome. Proteins encoded here:
- a CDS encoding NUDIX domain-containing protein encodes the protein MTSVLAHPLVKPVAHRVLQFGYRVRRLYSAVFRPVTLGVRALVLNDEGHVLLIRHTYAPGWFMPGGGVGRDETLEAAAARELYEEAGIRVTGDLTLVGAYANFLQLKSDHVLVYAVSAWEDAGPAPHLGVEIAEMGFFAPDALPAGTTPGTRLRLEEFFKQRRPTTYW
- a CDS encoding response regulator, with translation MADLNFRRIHLLVVEDNLFMRNLYSAILRAMEFEQIQMAADGSEAFELMRDFPPDIIITDAAMQPLDGFDFVHLVRTAADSPDPLVPIIMVTGYHNRACVERARDVGVNEYLAKPVTPAGLYSRITQVISKPRPYVRSNNYFGPNRRRRSNANYSGPFRRESDKIVGPPTRAQAHANGKPKTQQRSSLSLIQNRAQGLTLRTSNDDASITWGATQ
- a CDS encoding acyl-CoA synthetase, with amino-acid sequence MAWNFGDILDTIAPVLPGDKPALIHIAKDGTPAITTWAEFDARTNNLARQLIERGAKPGDKVAFYMRNRAEYAELLAACFKARLTHVNVNYRYQPDELHYIFDNSDAQTIVYGDEFAANIAALKPRLGKVGTFLEVTSGTPANDFAQRYEDLTQIGNGGALGIERSGDDQLFLYTGGTTGMPKGVMWPADDLREAQLYALRALGPVPETLDEIKAAIKETGTGAGPFIPACPMMHGTGLFTAIGNMMNGGCIVTLDNEHLDAHAIWKAVNDYKVEQIAIVGDTFAKPMLKALEEKPGTYDLSSLISIISSGVMWSLEVKREMIKHMPQAMLADSFGSSEGIGFGSSIFTADGEVKTAKFQIGERCKVFDENDEEVAPGSGKSGVIAVAQPIPLGYYKDEEKTAKTFRTINGVRYSIPGDFCTVEEDGTLTLLGRGSVCINTGGEKVYPEEVEEALKTHPAVDDALVVGLPDEKWGQAITGIITLATGQSADEAALIAHVKNSLAHYKAPKRVLVAANAFRAPNGKADYKGATSFAKQELGIAS
- a CDS encoding NAD(P)-dependent oxidoreductase, with protein sequence MPANQRPVLALTGSLASSKPGEGRDLIEQHLTTDWDIKTWDHADGEPALEALLAHADVVVPGVDTLFVGAFFKGLKASPALRMLQIPFAGTDWLSAELLPPQAIAAGCSGHEITMAEYTLGAMLEWEIRLRIMDPDFRSGSWQFSGSSKDPGSFHGELWNKTVGIIGYGGIGEETARRAKAFSMRTMGLKRSAATCPPELDWLGATADDPNALNTLLTQSDYVVLACDLNESTRGMIGADELATMKGSAVIINVARGEVIQEEPFYHALKSKQIAGAVIDTWYRYPARGLAPGETPADPSPSAFPFTQLGNVIVTPHCSAHSRNADYRRMISIAANLDKLARGETPDRVMVRGTGFAA
- a CDS encoding EamA family transporter, giving the protein MTDTTVIFILLLTAVMHATWNTALKAGTDRVLDMAAMRVSGIIFALVLIPFVPLPDAAAWPYLIASAAAHMVYFGCLIASYNRGDLSQVYPIARGSAPLLVALAAYLTIAETPTALGLAGVIIIAIGIIVAGTGAFRQNLHAIGFALITGLSIATYSLLGGIGVRASGTILGYAAWLELLSCAPFVAFALVYRRRHVVAYASSRTARIALLLGFGSAFSYLIVLWAMTLLPLATVTAARETSAIFAALAGAILLKEPFAGRRIAAAALVTLGIALLVIG
- a CDS encoding acyl-CoA dehydrogenase family protein produces the protein MADLEAFRKDVQAWLEENCPPSMRTPMPEEEVVWGGRNATYPNPDSKKWLDAMGAKGWTAPTWPAAYGGGGLSKEENMVLQQELRRIKARPALNSFGIWMLGPALLEFASEQQKQKFIPPIVRGEIRWCQGYSEPGAGSDLAGLQTSAVLDGDTYTVNGQKVWTSYADKADWIFCLVRTDKTVKHDGISFLLFDMASPGVSTKPIKLISGYSPFCETFFDDVKVPADQLVGELNKGWTIAKRLLQHERAMISGMGLGGALSGATGQTLAGAAKEYLGDDNGKVADPVVREHITKHNMDSKAFALTMRRVQEEAKAANDVSATSSVFKFFGTELNKRKYELLIETMGTKMLGWEPDDTYSADEIGNTRAWLRSKANSIEGGTSEVQLNIIAKRVLGLPD
- a CDS encoding acyl-CoA dehydrogenase family protein — encoded protein: MSFVLNEEQQILRDSAKGFIAEKSPVTELRRLRDSNDANGYDTKLWSQMAEMGFAGIIIPEEYGGAGFGYRGLGLVLEEAGRSLTASPLVSTSLLCASALLIGGSEAQKKELLPKIADGSLVMAMAMDEGAHHAPANIAATAGKDGDSYVLNGTKSFVLDGHVAGKLIVAARTHSTPGDKTGTTLFIVDGDAAGLTRTRHSMVDSRNAAEVKLDGVKVSHDNVLGNVDGGFAILDEALDRARIGLSAEMLGGALEAYERTLDYLKERKQFGVVIGSFQGLKHRAAKMFCELELCKSVVADALQAIDERRNDVAQAASLAKSRVGAVFNEVSSEAVQMHGGIGVTDEYEIGFFLKRARVADATFGNVSFHSQRYAELEGY
- a CDS encoding short-chain fatty acyl-CoA regulator family protein, which gives rise to MVTKSTSDAVSARLGDKKAGEPSRKRPQKVFAGPRVRRIRREQGLTQAAMAEQLGISASYLNLVERNQRPVSAQLLLKLADGFDLDIRELSGDDEARAFAELNEVFADPLFQNAGLSRQDVQDVAAASPSVADAITSLYQAYREQLAGKGLGLGPVAPADIIADRDKSDHLDLMKFPVEEVRDYIHANRNHFGELDDAAEALYDYRNFAQDELYIGLRRHLDEAHGLSVKVMPVDVLGATVRRYDRHGRRILLSEVLDAPARTFQLAYQIAYLEQADLIERMVKASSLKGEETLRLARISLANYFAAALIMPYTRFHSAAEDSGYDIELLARRFGTSFEQTCHRLTTLQRAGERGIPFFLIRVDSAGNVSKRFAAAGFHFSRYGGTCPRWNLHDAFRTPGKIITQIVQLPDDTTYFSIARTVRRPGAGVLAPEQELAVGLGCEISEASRLKYARAYDVTAAEAVTPIGVNCRLCERPDCAERAFPPINRKLIVDEHARGLSSFTFQNV